A portion of the Pseudomonas sp. GR 6-02 genome contains these proteins:
- the dauA gene encoding C4-dicarboxylic acid transporter DauA — translation MPFSIPPLFAAWRQTLRAGYSLRRLRGDISAGVTVGIIAIPLAMALAIAVGVAPQQGLYTVLIAAPLIALTGGSRFNVSGPTAAFVVILLPITQQYGLGGLLLCTMLAGAILIALGLIRAGRLIQYIPYPVTLGFTAGIGIVIATLQLKDLLGLSTTGHAEHYIEQLGALLQALPSARLGDGIIGVMCLAVLIVWPRFVPRVPGHLVALAVGAMLGLALESGGLPIATLGERFSYIVDGVSHPGIPPFLPSFDWPWNLPGPNGQPLHLSYDLIRQLMAPAFAIAMLGAIESLLCAVVADGMTGSKHDPNAELLGQGIGNLVAPLFGGITATAAIARSATNVRSGAFSPLAAIIHSAVVLLAILVLAPLFSYLPMAALAALLVMVAWNMSEARHVVHTLRIAPRSDVLVLLTCLSLTVLFDMVLAVAVGLLLAAGLFVKRMSDLTDTAELPREFHQALQDLPEHVRCYAIRGPLFFGAAEKALGVLRKFSPEVKVVIVEMSAVSMLDMTALAAFDNILRDYRTDGIGLILVGTAARVRLKLRRAGIHREQRQLAYVNNLEQARRKSERWLVGQD, via the coding sequence ATGCCATTCTCCATCCCCCCGTTATTCGCCGCCTGGCGTCAAACTCTGCGTGCAGGTTATAGCCTCAGACGCTTGCGCGGCGACATCAGTGCCGGGGTGACGGTAGGGATTATCGCCATTCCCCTGGCCATGGCCCTGGCGATTGCGGTGGGAGTAGCGCCCCAGCAAGGTTTATATACGGTGCTGATCGCGGCCCCCCTGATCGCCCTGACGGGAGGCTCGCGCTTCAATGTCAGCGGGCCGACAGCCGCGTTCGTGGTGATACTGCTGCCGATCACCCAACAATATGGCCTGGGTGGCCTGCTGCTTTGCACCATGCTTGCCGGGGCCATCCTGATTGCCTTGGGGCTGATTCGGGCCGGTCGGCTGATTCAGTACATTCCTTATCCGGTGACCCTGGGCTTTACCGCCGGGATCGGCATAGTCATCGCCACACTCCAACTAAAGGATTTGCTGGGCCTGAGTACCACCGGGCATGCCGAACATTACATCGAGCAATTAGGTGCGCTGCTCCAGGCATTGCCCAGCGCCCGCCTGGGGGACGGAATCATCGGTGTCATGTGCCTGGCGGTTCTGATCGTCTGGCCGCGGTTTGTGCCGAGGGTTCCGGGGCATCTGGTGGCGCTGGCCGTCGGCGCAATGTTGGGGCTGGCGCTGGAAAGCGGCGGGTTACCGATTGCGACGCTGGGCGAGCGCTTCAGCTATATCGTCGATGGCGTCAGCCACCCCGGCATTCCGCCGTTTCTGCCGAGCTTCGACTGGCCGTGGAATCTGCCAGGACCCAATGGTCAGCCGCTGCATCTGTCTTACGACCTGATCCGCCAATTAATGGCACCAGCGTTCGCCATTGCCATGCTCGGCGCCATCGAATCGTTGTTGTGTGCGGTGGTGGCCGATGGCATGACGGGCAGCAAACATGACCCCAACGCCGAACTCCTGGGTCAAGGCATTGGTAACCTGGTCGCACCGTTGTTCGGCGGCATTACCGCCACCGCGGCGATCGCCCGCAGCGCCACCAACGTGCGCAGCGGGGCGTTTTCGCCATTGGCGGCAATTATCCACAGCGCGGTGGTGCTGCTGGCGATACTCGTCCTCGCCCCGCTGTTCAGCTACTTGCCGATGGCCGCGCTGGCGGCGCTGCTCGTGATGGTGGCGTGGAACATGAGCGAGGCCCGGCATGTCGTGCACACCCTGCGCATTGCACCACGCAGCGATGTATTGGTCTTGCTGACCTGCCTGAGCCTGACAGTGCTGTTCGACATGGTACTGGCCGTTGCCGTTGGGCTATTGCTGGCCGCCGGGTTGTTCGTCAAGCGCATGAGCGACCTCACGGACACCGCCGAACTGCCTCGAGAGTTCCATCAAGCCTTACAGGATTTGCCGGAGCATGTTCGTTGCTATGCGATACGCGGACCGTTGTTTTTCGGTGCAGCGGAAAAGGCCCTGGGCGTGCTGCGCAAATTCAGCCCGGAGGTCAAAGTGGTGATTGTCGAGATGAGTGCCGTGTCCATGCTGGACATGACGGCGTTGGCAGCCTTCGACAATATCCTCAGGGATTATCGCACCGACGGCATCGGCCTGATTCTGGTCGGGACGGCTGCGCGCGTGCGCCTGAAACTCAGGCGCGCGGGCATCCATCGGGAACAGCGTCAATTGGCTTACGTGAACAACCTGGAACAGGCTCGACGCAAAAGCGAACGCTGGCTCGTCGGGCAGGACTGA